The sequence below is a genomic window from Candidatus Margulisiibacteriota bacterium.
TTGTCGGTTATCAGCCTTTTATGGGTTTAGATATTAAAGTCGACCAACGGGTATTGATCCCCCGTCCGGAAACGGAACTGTTAGTGGAGAAAATATTCACCTTGTTGCCTAATCACCTAATCCCCTATTCTCCTATCATCGCCGATATTGGGACAGGGAGCGGCTGTATCGCTATTAGCCTGGCTAAATCACTTCCTAAAGCCAAGATCATAGCTATTGATCTCTCAGTGGACGCGCTCGCCTTAGCAAAAGAAAATGCCGCCGCACATAACGCGCGAATCACTTTTCTTGAAGGGGATCTCCTCTCACCTTTAAAAGAAAAAGTCGAGCTGCTCGTCTCCAACCCTCCCTATATCCCAACCTCTGATCTGGCCGGGCTGGAACCCGACGTTAAAGATTGGGAACCAGTCAGCGCTCTTGATGGCGGCAACGATGGGTTAGATTATATTCGCC
It includes:
- the prmC gene encoding peptide chain release factor N(5)-glutamine methyltransferase — protein: MTIAEALAWGIAQLANLEDPRLEAEILLTNNLQLTTANIIAHGTQIIPPNILDNFKHSIARRLAHEPTAYIVGYQPFMGLDIKVDQRVLIPRPETELLVEKIFTLLPNHLIPYSPIIADIGTGSGCIAISLAKSLPKAKIIAIDLSVDALALAKENAAAHNARITFLEGDLLSPLKEKVELLVSNPPYIPTSDLAGLEPDVKDWEPVSALDGGNDGLDYIRRLINDAPVHLNPGGKLIFEFGFGQAEAIKTLFAADNRYSQVEIFNDYAGIPRIAKAGIRSEPENEFSVPRK